From a single Flavobacteriales bacterium genomic region:
- a CDS encoding esterase-like activity of phytase family protein, translated as MKKQLTTWLMGMSSLLAFQQESQAQITLLQDYENDVSPAIGTFQGIDYRESGFSALYPIPGTNGTEFWTCTDRGVNIDAANANPAGCHPEYDKLYAFPAYAPKIIRLRLNASGALDVLQVLPMRRPNGTPATGIINPTGFGSTAAELPIKDTVQDCANFNLKVVAKDVYGIDSEGVIVDNDGNFWICEEGGPVVWKLNKNGVVLQRFTPYANQPGAEPIDIAIDSVFKYRRNNRGFEGIALSPNGKIYAIIQSPILYPDASTGENTQVHRILEIDPQTNATRMFAYLNDGEIGSGSNKIRLKDWKIGDMAAINDHEFLVLEAAARGTSDIKRMYKIDISAATPVHSGLYGGQTLEQLVDATGLSSNGITPVAKTLVMDLLANGWPADLDKAEGLAIINDSTIAIGNDNDYGQASPDEDGIAIATGKKSHVITFRLSGSDKLAGYVAPSTDLLADGQTGPSTFTTPYLQSSIAQGKFTSILTAGDVVGGYKMVGIPDGTGAFDNGDGTFTLLVNHEISKGGGAVRAHGSNGAFVSHWIINKSDLSVVSGGDQMQNVKLWNGSGYDAYNAGNPSALASFDRFCSADLAAPSAFYNSASGLGTENRIFINGEESGTEGRVMGHIATGSEAGTSYQLPYLGRAAWENVVASPYASDKTVVGGMDDGTSGQVHFYIGTKTNTGSDIEKAGLTNGNFYAVKVDGLLSETSASVPVPGTAFSLVNLGQVQNTSGTAINTLCDNAGVTHFLRPEDGAWDPSNPNDFYFVTTNSFSAPSRMWRLRFSDINNPELGGTIEAVLDGTEGQHMFDNMTIDKYGHALLQEDVGNNVHIGKVFQYDIDTDVLTEVGHHDPARFLNGGPLYLTQDEESSGVIDAQDILGGGMFLMVVQAHYNIPGEVYQGGQLLAFYNPDSEQDYYCAHAGLGVDAGANQAVYVGYSPEECADLTASISGGAAPYSVEWSTGETTPVINVCPVSGTQYSVTVTEARGCTASDDVTVCATDVTCGNNGNKVEVCATTTVHGQVVCHKTLCIAAPAVDALLAHSGNSNTTYSLGACDEAGECEDGGEAKTISGDFGQLSMTAEEANLIYGEGSFVLYPNPVANASAISLVVSDVLGSQADVTVTNVLGQVMLHESWTLNATVQRALNLGGNVPAGTYMVTVKTETSQITQKLVIK; from the coding sequence ATGAAAAAACAGTTGACCACATGGTTGATGGGCATGTCATCCTTGTTGGCCTTCCAGCAGGAAAGTCAGGCCCAGATTACCTTGCTGCAGGACTACGAGAACGACGTATCGCCTGCTATCGGAACCTTTCAGGGTATCGACTACCGTGAATCAGGTTTCTCCGCTCTGTATCCCATCCCGGGTACGAACGGAACCGAGTTCTGGACATGCACCGACCGCGGTGTGAACATCGATGCAGCCAACGCAAACCCTGCCGGCTGCCATCCCGAGTATGACAAACTGTATGCGTTTCCGGCATATGCACCGAAGATCATTCGTCTGCGCCTGAACGCAAGCGGAGCGTTGGATGTTCTCCAGGTGCTCCCCATGAGACGCCCCAACGGCACCCCCGCCACAGGCATCATCAACCCGACCGGCTTCGGCAGCACGGCCGCTGAATTGCCCATTAAAGATACCGTGCAGGATTGTGCCAACTTCAACCTGAAAGTGGTTGCCAAGGATGTATATGGCATCGACTCTGAAGGCGTCATTGTTGATAACGACGGTAATTTCTGGATCTGCGAGGAAGGTGGTCCGGTTGTCTGGAAACTCAACAAGAACGGTGTGGTGTTGCAACGCTTCACCCCGTATGCGAATCAACCCGGCGCCGAGCCCATCGACATCGCCATTGACTCGGTATTCAAATACCGCCGCAACAACCGCGGTTTCGAAGGCATCGCACTTTCTCCCAACGGAAAGATCTATGCCATCATCCAAAGCCCCATCCTGTATCCCGATGCAAGTACCGGTGAAAACACACAGGTGCACCGCATCCTGGAGATCGATCCCCAAACCAACGCAACCCGCATGTTCGCCTACCTGAACGACGGTGAGATCGGCAGCGGTTCCAACAAGATCCGTCTGAAGGATTGGAAAATCGGTGACATGGCCGCCATCAACGACCACGAATTCCTCGTGCTCGAAGCAGCAGCCCGCGGTACCTCCGACATCAAACGCATGTACAAGATCGATATCAGCGCCGCTACCCCGGTGCATTCAGGCCTGTACGGCGGTCAAACCCTCGAACAGCTTGTTGATGCCACCGGCCTTTCCAGTAACGGCATTACCCCGGTTGCCAAAACCCTGGTGATGGACCTGCTCGCCAACGGATGGCCCGCCGACCTCGACAAAGCCGAAGGCCTTGCCATCATCAACGACAGCACCATCGCCATCGGTAACGACAACGACTACGGTCAGGCGTCTCCCGACGAAGACGGTATCGCCATCGCAACCGGTAAGAAGAGCCACGTGATCACCTTCCGCCTGAGCGGCAGCGATAAACTCGCCGGCTATGTTGCTCCTTCTACCGATCTGCTTGCCGACGGTCAAACAGGCCCCAGCACATTCACCACCCCTTATTTGCAATCTTCCATTGCTCAAGGCAAATTCACATCCATCCTCACAGCAGGCGATGTGGTTGGCGGATACAAAATGGTGGGTATTCCCGATGGAACAGGTGCATTTGACAATGGCGACGGAACCTTCACCCTGCTCGTGAACCACGAGATTTCCAAAGGCGGTGGTGCCGTTCGCGCACACGGCTCAAACGGTGCTTTCGTATCACATTGGATCATCAACAAATCGGATCTGAGCGTGGTAAGCGGCGGCGACCAGATGCAGAATGTGAAACTGTGGAATGGCAGCGGTTACGATGCCTACAATGCAGGTAATCCTTCTGCACTCGCCAGCTTCGATCGTTTCTGCTCTGCCGACCTCGCAGCTCCTTCTGCTTTTTACAACAGTGCATCCGGACTGGGAACCGAAAACCGCATTTTCATCAACGGTGAAGAAAGCGGAACCGAAGGTCGCGTAATGGGCCACATTGCAACAGGTTCGGAAGCAGGTACTTCTTACCAACTGCCTTACCTCGGACGTGCAGCATGGGAGAACGTGGTTGCAAGTCCGTACGCCAGCGACAAAACCGTTGTTGGTGGCATGGATGACGGAACCAGTGGACAGGTACACTTCTACATCGGTACCAAAACCAACACCGGCAGCGACATTGAAAAAGCGGGTCTGACCAACGGTAATTTTTACGCCGTGAAGGTGGACGGACTTCTTTCCGAAACCAGTGCATCCGTACCTGTCCCGGGAACGGCCTTCAGCCTGGTGAACCTCGGACAGGTGCAGAATACTTCAGGTACTGCGATCAACACCCTGTGTGACAATGCAGGTGTTACGCACTTCCTGCGCCCCGAAGACGGTGCATGGGACCCTTCCAATCCAAATGATTTCTACTTCGTGACCACCAACAGCTTCAGCGCACCCAGCCGCATGTGGAGGCTTCGCTTCAGCGACATCAACAACCCCGAACTGGGCGGTACAATCGAAGCCGTACTGGATGGAACCGAAGGTCAGCACATGTTCGACAACATGACCATCGATAAGTACGGTCATGCCCTGTTGCAGGAAGATGTGGGCAACAATGTTCACATCGGCAAAGTGTTCCAGTACGACATCGACACCGATGTACTGACAGAAGTAGGTCACCACGACCCGGCCCGCTTCCTGAACGGTGGTCCCCTTTACCTGACACAAGACGAAGAGTCTTCAGGTGTGATTGATGCCCAGGATATCCTCGGCGGAGGCATGTTCCTGATGGTGGTACAAGCCCACTACAACATTCCCGGTGAAGTGTACCAGGGTGGTCAGCTGCTTGCCTTCTACAATCCCGACAGCGAACAGGATTACTACTGTGCACATGCCGGACTGGGTGTGGATGCCGGTGCCAACCAAGCCGTATATGTTGGGTATTCACCGGAAGAATGTGCCGATCTTACCGCCAGCATCTCAGGTGGTGCTGCACCATACAGTGTTGAATGGAGCACAGGAGAAACCACTCCTGTCATCAACGTGTGTCCGGTCAGCGGAACTCAATACAGCGTAACCGTTACCGAAGCCCGCGGTTGCACCGCCAGCGATGACGTAACCGTTTGCGCTACGGACGTAACCTGTGGCAACAACGGAAACAAAGTGGAAGTATGTGCCACCACCACGGTTCATGGCCAAGTGGTTTGCCACAAAACCCTGTGCATAGCAGCTCCCGCCGTGGATGCACTGCTGGCTCACTCGGGTAACTCTAACACCACCTACAGCCTCGGTGCTTGTGATGAAGCAGGCGAGTGCGAAGATGGTGGCGAAGCCAAAACCATTTCAGGCGACTTCGGTCAACTGTCTATGACAGCTGAAGAAGCCAACCTGATCTACGGCGAAGGTTCATTTGTACTGTACCCGAACCCGGTTGCCAACGCTTCCGCTATTTCCCTGGTCGTTTCTGACGTCCTGGGAAGCCAGGCGGATGTGACCGTGACCAACGTTCTCGGTCAGGTGATGCTGCACGAATCATGGACGCTGAATGCAACCGTGCAACGTGCCCTGAACCTGGGCGGCAACGTACCTGCGGGCACCTACATGGTAACTGTGAAAACAGAAACCAGCCAGATCACCCAGAAACTCGTGATCAAATAA
- a CDS encoding leucine-rich repeat domain-containing protein, producing the protein MVRKIFLFLFLLMAVCAWAQEAEDGPLYYKLADAVRIPQHVRYLEIEPDAASFRLLRNNSQALNRVEHIRFTGQVQGPLLQRLVDEAAKLPNVTEVIFQDNNLKKMPDMYGEMYPSLQALVISGSPDMDYESAMRNLAAMKNIRSLHLDQNELEELPKSMGRLSGLETLRITNNPELDASQVIGVLTKLDRLSSLSLPLNNISELPEDIGKLKHLKELDIRNNFISELPDQVGKLDSMSRVQMEGNILVDPVNDAGKMAKLNIRYLSLNDDLSDEDKDKIAALFPDAELVFKSDQPDPEEEPELLPQPEEKEEKEDGVIRIAPENFRVYSEAYLRYPAIFSQLYNIAAFDTTSFQERYLDTNYVNTVRFMLPPWLNGDTKKIRRQKRKFMETQPGSFVYLKADAKGRYWTNKKLHFQIAGSDAQFAATRMGEMRAFTGMQWVVHDQMSQRVFKKRFAKHKRWNDVRLYYLPSEKLFTLELKSFSGFERLTVYPIYGGVNTPKTSAEKQYDKRFGKYAIYLRKRENAFIQSQLTQMARLETWRAQAVRDAWDALRMYMSDEEKLMSKEEWLAYYDRVIANEKVALGNGAANGVNFWRSMQLDGYGTMVPRATYDKSPVKIIQYNVDLQDENGNVLPVKSMYVVRKEERQVSVRPGSLGLSPEQIYLEMSVPYVIVAELRNGDLVTSGVFTNFDLRQDVRSQVVRVKTFDRKLYNIAQVRQAAGLE; encoded by the coding sequence ATGGTGCGGAAGATTTTTCTGTTTTTGTTTCTGTTGATGGCTGTTTGTGCATGGGCGCAGGAAGCGGAGGATGGCCCTCTTTATTACAAACTCGCCGATGCGGTGCGCATCCCGCAGCATGTGCGTTACCTGGAGATCGAGCCTGACGCAGCCTCCTTCCGGTTGCTGCGAAACAACAGCCAGGCACTAAACCGCGTGGAGCATATCCGGTTCACCGGTCAGGTACAGGGGCCCCTGTTGCAGCGTTTGGTGGATGAGGCCGCCAAGTTGCCCAACGTGACCGAGGTGATCTTTCAGGACAACAACCTGAAGAAAATGCCCGACATGTACGGGGAAATGTACCCGTCGCTGCAGGCGCTGGTGATCTCGGGAAGTCCGGATATGGACTATGAGTCCGCCATGCGAAACCTTGCAGCGATGAAGAACATCAGGTCGCTGCATCTTGATCAAAACGAACTGGAGGAGCTGCCGAAAAGCATGGGCAGGTTATCCGGCCTGGAAACCCTCCGCATCACCAACAACCCCGAGCTGGATGCCAGCCAGGTAATCGGGGTGCTCACAAAGCTGGACCGCCTGTCGAGCCTTTCCCTCCCGCTCAACAACATCTCCGAATTGCCCGAAGACATCGGAAAACTCAAACACCTCAAGGAGCTGGATATCCGCAACAATTTCATTTCTGAATTGCCAGACCAGGTGGGAAAACTCGACAGCATGTCGCGCGTGCAAATGGAAGGAAACATCCTGGTGGATCCCGTGAACGATGCGGGTAAGATGGCAAAGTTGAACATCCGGTACCTGTCGCTGAATGATGATCTGTCGGATGAAGACAAGGATAAAATCGCCGCCCTCTTCCCGGACGCGGAACTGGTATTCAAATCGGATCAGCCCGATCCGGAAGAAGAACCCGAACTCCTGCCACAACCTGAGGAAAAAGAAGAGAAAGAAGATGGTGTGATCCGGATCGCACCTGAGAACTTTAGGGTGTACTCAGAAGCTTACCTTCGCTACCCTGCCATCTTTTCGCAACTGTATAACATAGCGGCGTTCGATACCACATCATTTCAGGAAAGGTATCTGGATACCAACTACGTGAACACCGTTAGGTTCATGCTTCCGCCCTGGCTGAATGGCGACACGAAAAAGATTAGACGGCAGAAAAGGAAATTCATGGAAACGCAACCCGGGAGTTTTGTGTACCTGAAGGCGGATGCCAAGGGAAGATACTGGACAAACAAAAAACTGCACTTCCAGATCGCCGGAAGCGATGCCCAATTCGCGGCTACACGCATGGGTGAAATGCGGGCGTTTACCGGTATGCAGTGGGTGGTGCACGACCAGATGTCGCAGCGTGTTTTTAAAAAGCGGTTCGCGAAACACAAACGCTGGAACGATGTACGGCTGTACTACCTGCCTTCTGAAAAACTATTCACCCTTGAGTTGAAATCGTTCTCGGGCTTCGAACGCCTTACTGTTTACCCGATATATGGCGGTGTGAACACCCCAAAAACGAGTGCTGAAAAGCAATACGACAAGCGGTTCGGAAAGTATGCTATATACCTACGGAAAAGGGAAAATGCATTTATCCAATCCCAGCTCACGCAAATGGCAAGACTGGAAACCTGGCGGGCACAGGCGGTCAGGGATGCCTGGGATGCGCTCCGTATGTACATGAGCGATGAAGAGAAACTGATGTCGAAGGAAGAATGGCTCGCTTACTACGACCGCGTGATCGCCAACGAAAAAGTGGCGCTGGGCAATGGCGCCGCCAACGGCGTGAATTTCTGGAGAAGCATGCAGCTTGATGGCTATGGGACGATGGTGCCGAGGGCCACCTATGATAAATCGCCGGTGAAAATCATTCAGTATAATGTGGACCTGCAGGATGAAAATGGGAACGTGCTTCCCGTGAAAAGCATGTATGTGGTACGGAAAGAAGAACGGCAGGTATCCGTTCGTCCGGGTTCACTCGGACTGTCACCCGAGCAGATTTACCTGGAAATGTCTGTCCCCTATGTGATCGTGGCCGAACTGCGCAACGGCGACCTGGTCACCTCGGGTGTGTTCACCAACTTTGACCTGCGCCAGGACGTCAGGAGCCAGGTGGTGCGCGTGAAAACATTCGATCGGAAACTCTATAACATCGCCCAGGTAAGACAAGCGGCCGGACTTGAATAA
- a CDS encoding sigma-70 family RNA polymerase sigma factor: MNNNPQYHFTKDQLRKEVADIHAARKNPAKFEVLYKRYYEQIMRFIYQRVDSRDVASDLTSQVFLKAMINLKKYTDKGVPFASWLYRIALNEVRLHFRDDKAAHVVNARTEHLVGMISEMEEEADDNQVEQLVSAIDKLDDADVEILELRYFEQRSFKEVGEILEVTENNAKVRTYRVLDRLREVMQVQIHTK, encoded by the coding sequence ATGAACAACAACCCGCAATACCACTTTACAAAAGACCAACTCCGGAAGGAGGTTGCTGACATCCATGCGGCCCGGAAAAATCCCGCAAAGTTCGAAGTGCTGTACAAACGGTACTACGAACAGATCATGCGGTTCATTTACCAGCGCGTGGACTCCAGGGATGTTGCATCCGACCTCACCTCGCAGGTGTTCCTGAAAGCCATGATCAACCTGAAGAAGTATACCGACAAAGGTGTGCCCTTCGCATCGTGGTTGTACAGGATTGCACTCAACGAGGTCAGGCTGCATTTCCGCGACGACAAAGCTGCACATGTGGTGAACGCGCGAACCGAACACCTCGTGGGCATGATCTCCGAAATGGAGGAAGAAGCCGACGACAACCAGGTGGAACAATTGGTTAGCGCCATCGACAAGTTGGATGATGCCGACGTGGAGATCCTTGAGCTGCGTTACTTCGAGCAGCGGTCTTTCAAAGAAGTGGGGGAGATTCTTGAGGTCACCGAGAACAATGCCAAGGTGAGAACCTATCGCGTGCTGGACCGGCTCAGGGAGGTCATGCAGGTGCAAATACACACAAAATGA